The following DNA comes from Pseudomonadota bacterium.
GGGCGAGGAGCGGCGCGGACCGGATGCCCCGCGCGGCGAACGCCTTCTTCAGGATCGGCCAGGCCACGAACTCGGTCGTGCCCGGGGCCACGGTCGTCTCGATGAGCGTCAGGCATTTGGGCGGGATCTTCTCGCCGATGGTGCGGATCGTCGCCTCGAGCGCGGCCATGTCCGCCTCGCCGGTGGCCATGTGGCCGAGCTCGGGCTTCGTGTAGTCGCACTGCACGTCCACGACGACGCAGTCCGCGAGCGCGAGGCAGTCGCTGTCGTACGTGGCGACGAGCGTCCTCTTCTCCTTCACGCAGCGCGCGATGATCGCGTCGACCTCGGGGTCCTCGGCGCTCACCGGCGCCTGCCCGCGGTTGAGCATCGGGATCTTCCAGTAGCTGCGAACGCTCGGGCGCTGGCAGCCGATGACGAGCTTGGCCGGGCGGCCCTTGCGGTCCACGGTGTCGGCCACGATCGCCGCCATCACCGCGCCGACGAAGCCGACGCCCATGACGACCACGATCTCCTTGCCCTCGGCCCGCGCCTTCCCCGCGAGCTTGCGCAGGCGGCGCATCTCGGCCGCGTGCTCCGCGGCCTCGGGGAGCGGGAACCTCTCTCCGTCCGGGGCGATCGAATACGCGCGCCCGTCCGGCGCCGGGGCCTTGGTCGGCTTGCTCTTCTGTGCCATCGTCAGCTCCTTTCGAACCCGTTCTTCCGGTACCACTCCCAGGCGCTCGCGACGATGTCGTCGATCCGCGTGAAGCGGGGCGAGAAGCCGAGGAGCTCTCTCGCCCTCGACGGATCGGCGACGAGCGCCGGCGGATCGCCCTCGCGGATCGGGAGCGTCTTCACCGGAATGTCTTTTCCCGTGACGCGGCCCGCGGCGCCTACCACCTCGCGCACCGAGAAGCCCCGGCCCGTGCCGAGGTTCAGGCGGTGGCCGCCGGGCGAGCGCTCCAGGAGGCCGAGCGCCCGCACGTGGGCGTCCGCGAGGTCCGAGACGTGGACGTAGTCGCGGATCGCCGTGCCGTCCGGCGTCGGGTGGTCGGCGCCGTAGAGCTCGAGGCAGGGCGTCACGCCCGCCGCGGCGCGCAGGACGTTCGGGACGAGGTGCGTCTCGGGGTCGTGCCGTTCGCCGCACGGGAGCTTCGGATCCGCGCCCGCGGCGTTGAAGTACCGCAGCGCCGCGTACCGGAGGCCGTAGGCGCGCCCGCAGTCGGCGAGCAGCTCCTCCACCGCGAGCTTCGTGCGGCCGTAGGGGTTCACCGGGACGAGCGCATGATCCTCGGGGATCGGGACCCGCGCCGGCGCGCCGTACACCGCGGCCGAGGACGAGAAGACGATCCTGTCGACCCCCGCGCGCCGCAAAGCCGCGAGCAGGCACGCCGAGCCGCCCACGTTCACGCGGTAGAACTCCGCGGGCGCCCGTACCGACTCGCCGACCTCGATGAGCGCCGCGAAGTGCACGACCGCGCCGACCGCGTGCGCCGCGAACGCCCGGTCGAGATCCTCCGGCCGCGTGACGTCGCC
Coding sequences within:
- the galE gene encoding UDP-glucose 4-epimerase GalE — encoded protein: MNVLVTGGAGYIGSYTCHALAAAGHRPIVFDDFSRGHRAFAAPFAAVEGDVTRPEDLDRAFAAHAVGAVVHFAALIEVGESVRAPAEFYRVNVGGSACLLAALRRAGVDRIVFSSSAAVYGAPARVPIPEDHALVPVNPYGRTKLAVEELLADCGRAYGLRYAALRYFNAAGADPKLPCGERHDPETHLVPNVLRAAAGVTPCLELYGADHPTPDGTAIRDYVHVSDLADAHVRALGLLERSPGGHRLNLGTGRGFSVREVVGAAGRVTGKDIPVKTLPIREGDPPALVADPSRARELLGFSPRFTRIDDIVASAWEWYRKNGFERS